The following proteins are encoded in a genomic region of Alnus glutinosa chromosome 8, dhAlnGlut1.1, whole genome shotgun sequence:
- the LOC133875850 gene encoding formin-like protein 8 — translation MPPSPNNTVVKAVAATAATTLVVAVIFFFLYKILVIARRQRENKVNTSFRREEAVVTHEEFKNFGGNVKGLIVDENGRDVLYMRKLEGGHLKTSFPKVIYNPSYEEEKEMRVDFTPERPCDVFPLEVVKPVLHSPTPVPRRQPLPQLSQPLPPPMILDKQTKPPPPPAKKIPVPPPPPPPQSVPAKISPAPPPPPPSPKAVGPVSSLKPPQAPRAKTNSKSSWSEGSTGESSRGTGPGQMKLKPLHWDKVMANADHSMVWDKIVDGSFRFDDHLMENLFGYADANCKSHERGNVLSNSTKSNSAPPAQIFILEPRKSQNIAIVLRSLAASRKEILDALFEGHGLGADTLEKLTKMSPTQEEEAKILKFNGNPTKLADAESFLYHILKAVPSAFSRFNAMLFRTNYDPDVLHLKECLQALELGCKELRTGGLFLKLLEAILKAGNRMNAGTARGNAQGFNLSTLRKLSDVKSTERKTTLLHFVVEQVVRSEGRRCLINHGQSISTTKHSDSLTPEERDKEYLMLGLPVVEGLNIELSNVKKAATIAYDNLINICSTLSDRVGEMRQLMRHCGNDERGGFMREMKEFLEECEEELKVVREEQTRVMELVKRTTQYYQAGANSKDKGTHPLQLFVIVKDFLDMVDQACADISRKIQKKNVTTPPLGSSPPLSPPTKTSVRFPNLHSHFMSDMSMTSSSESDDDF, via the exons ATGCCGCCATCGCCAAATAATACAGTTGTGAAGGCAGTGGCTGCCACAGCTGCAACTACTCTAGTTGTTgctgtgattttctttttcctttataaaATACTTGTAATTGCTCGACgccaaagggaaaacaaagtGAATACAAGCTTTCGTAGAGAAGAAGCTGTAGTGACTCATGAAGAGTTCAAGAACTTTGGAGGAAATGTGAAGGGATTGATTGTTGATGAAAATGGGAGGGATGTTCTCTATATGAGGAAACTAGAAGGAGGGCACCTTAAAACTTCTTTTCCAAAGGTTATATATAATCCTagttatgaagaagaaaaagaaatgagggTGGATTTTACTCCTGAGAGACCATGTGATGTATTTCCTCTCGAAGTAGTGAAACCAGTATTGCATAGTCCAACTCCAGTGCCGCGAAGGCAGCCTCTGCCACAACTATCTCAGCCTCTACCTCCACCAATGATTTTGGACAAGCAAACTAAACCACCACCTCCTCCAGCAAAGAAAATTCCAGtaccacctccaccaccaccgccGCAATCTGTTCCAGCTAAAATAAGTCCTGCACCGCCACCGCCACCTCCATCTCCGAAGGCAGTGGGTCCAGTGTCATCATTGAAACCCCCACAAGCTCCCAGAGCAAAAACAAACAGCAAGAGCAGCTGGTCAGAGGGTTCAACGGGGGAGAGCTCGAGAGGAACTGGTCCTGGCCAAATGAAGCTGAAGCCACTGCACTGGGATAAGGTTATGGCTAATGCTGACCATTCCATGGTCTGGGATAAGATCGTCGATGGATCTTTCCG ATTTGATGACCATCTTATGGAGAATTTGTTTGGATATGCTGACGCCAACTGCAAATCCCATGAAAGAGGCAATGTCCTGTCAAATTCAACCAAGTCCAACTCTGCCCCACCAGCTCAAATTTTCATACTGGAGCCACGAAAATCACAGAACATAGCTATTGTGCTAAGATCTCTTGCAGCCTCTCGCAAAGAAATTCTGGATGCTCTCTTTGAAGGCCATGGACTCGGTGCTGATACCCTTGAGAAACTTACCAAAATGTCCCCAACCCAGGAGGAAGAAGCCAAAATCCTAAAATTCAATGGCAACCCAACTAAACTTGCAGATGCTGAATCTTTCCTCTACCACATCCTGAAAGCTGTGCCTTCAGCGTTCAGTCGTTTCAATGCAATGCTTTTCAGAACAAACTATGATCCTGATGTTCTTCATCTTAAGGAGTGCCTTCAAGCACTCGAACTAGGCTGCAAGGAGCTAAGAACCGGTGGGCTTTTCTTAAAACTTCTTGAAGCCATTCTCAAGGCCGGCAACCGCATGAATGCCGGAACTGCCAGAGGCAATGCACAAGGTTTTAACCTTAGTACTCTTCGGAAGCTCTCTGATGTAAAAAGCACAGAGAGGAAGACTACTCTGCTTCACTTTGTTGTGGAACAAGTAGTTCGATCAGAGGGTAGACGTTgtctgatcaatcatggtcAAAGTATTAGCACCACAAAACACTCAGATAGCCTTACTCCagaagagagagacaaagagtaCCTAATGTTAGGCTTACCAGTGGTGGAAGGCCTAAATATTGAATTATCTAATGTAAAGAAAGCAGCTACCATAGCATATGACAATTTGATCAATATCTGCTCCACTCTCAGTGACCGTGTGGGAGAAATGCGGCAGCTTATGAGACACTGTGGCAATGATGAGAGAGGTGGGTTCATGAGGGAAATGAAAGAATTTCTGGAGGAATGTGAAGAGGAGCTGAAGGTGGTGAGAGAGGAGCAAACGCGGGTTATGGAGCTTGTTAAGAGAACAACACAATACTACCAAGCAGGAGCTAATTCCAAAGACAAAGGAACACACCCGCTTCAACTATTTGTTATAGTTAAGGACTTCCTCGACATGGTTGATCAAGCTTGTGCTGACATTTCTCGAAAGATACAGAAGAAGAATGTTACAACACCTCCTCTGGGATCGTCACCCCCACTTTCACCACCAACAAAAACTTCAGTCAGATTCCCAAACCTCCACTCACATTTCATGTCCGACATGTCTATGACATCTTCCAGCGAATCTGATGATGACTTCTGA
- the LOC133875851 gene encoding two-component response regulator ARR5-like isoform X1, with protein sequence METARQVCRRNLQESVEVCDGSPELHVLAVDDSLVDRKVIERLLKISSCKVTAVESGTRALQYLGLDGEKGKGSVGFDGLKVNLIMTDYSMPGMTGYELLKKIKQESSLLKEIPVVIMSSENILTRIDRCLEEGAEEYLVKPVKLADVKRLKDFIIRGEGKDSGETRIRKRRRQDDHTSLPQSVPLSSSPALAFDPLSTLMPSSSPSACSTKRAKLRI encoded by the exons ATGGAGACGGCCAGACAGGTTTGTCGGCGGAATTTGCAGGAGAGTGTTGAGGTTTGTGATGGTTCACCGGAGCTGCATGTTCTTGCCGTGGATGACAGCCTGGTGGACCGGAAGGTCATCGAACGGTTGCTGAAGATCTCATCTTGTAAAG TGACAGCTGTAGAGAGTGGGACGAGAGCTCTGCAGTATCTGGGTTTGGATGGAGAGAAGGGGAAGGGCTCCGTTGGTTTTGAT GGTTTGAAAGTTAATCTCATAATGACGGATTACTCAATGCCAGGGATGACAGGATATGAACTGCTCAAGAAGATCAAG CAGGAATCATCACTTCTGAAAGAGATACCAGTGGTGATCATGTCATCCGAGAACATCTTGACTCGTATTGATAG GTGTTTGGAGGAAGGGGCGGAGGAGTATCTAGTGAAGCCAGTAAAATTGGCAGATGTGAAACGTTTGAAAGATTTCATAATAAGAGGGGAAGGAAAAGATAGTGGAGAAACAAGAATACGCAAGAGAAGGCGACAAGATGATCACACTTCCTTACCACAGTCAGTGCCACTATCATCATCACCAGCACTTGCTTTTGATCCATTATCTACCCTAATGCCATCATCATCACCATCTGCATGTTCGACAAAGAGGGCCAAACTACGCATCTAA
- the LOC133875851 gene encoding two-component response regulator ARR5-like isoform X2, giving the protein METARQVCRRNLQESVEVCDGSPELHVLAVDDSLVDRKVIERLLKISSCKVTAVESGTRALQYLGLDGEKGKGSVGFDGLKVNLIMTDYSMPGMTGYELLKKIKESSLLKEIPVVIMSSENILTRIDRCLEEGAEEYLVKPVKLADVKRLKDFIIRGEGKDSGETRIRKRRRQDDHTSLPQSVPLSSSPALAFDPLSTLMPSSSPSACSTKRAKLRI; this is encoded by the exons ATGGAGACGGCCAGACAGGTTTGTCGGCGGAATTTGCAGGAGAGTGTTGAGGTTTGTGATGGTTCACCGGAGCTGCATGTTCTTGCCGTGGATGACAGCCTGGTGGACCGGAAGGTCATCGAACGGTTGCTGAAGATCTCATCTTGTAAAG TGACAGCTGTAGAGAGTGGGACGAGAGCTCTGCAGTATCTGGGTTTGGATGGAGAGAAGGGGAAGGGCTCCGTTGGTTTTGAT GGTTTGAAAGTTAATCTCATAATGACGGATTACTCAATGCCAGGGATGACAGGATATGAACTGCTCAAGAAGATCAAG GAATCATCACTTCTGAAAGAGATACCAGTGGTGATCATGTCATCCGAGAACATCTTGACTCGTATTGATAG GTGTTTGGAGGAAGGGGCGGAGGAGTATCTAGTGAAGCCAGTAAAATTGGCAGATGTGAAACGTTTGAAAGATTTCATAATAAGAGGGGAAGGAAAAGATAGTGGAGAAACAAGAATACGCAAGAGAAGGCGACAAGATGATCACACTTCCTTACCACAGTCAGTGCCACTATCATCATCACCAGCACTTGCTTTTGATCCATTATCTACCCTAATGCCATCATCATCACCATCTGCATGTTCGACAAAGAGGGCCAAACTACGCATCTAA
- the LOC133876459 gene encoding uncharacterized protein LOC133876459: MEEEKAAAYYEELTRKGGGAARFKQGLGFSSSSASDNAPTRGSALPFSSSSFLSAFVRASSPTKASEIQKQAQLEAIQDKLRKKPSSEGEDKRSRVSERGERERDRERHSRRRSRSRERHRDRDRDRDRDRDRDRDRERKGESDRERRRRRKSVSPRRDRRRSRSVSPRERERRRSEKSRSEDGDRDRDRGGKVGKERNGLVEYSKLIEGYDQMTPAERVKAKMKLQLAETAEKDATKGMGGGWERFEFNKDAPLDDEEIEAAEDDKVLVKHIGQSFRFSAVEARREEQIKAAHDEAMFGAPSLPPSINTESEPNVEDSEKESDENGFVTSLLSEKVLAKQQGSWRDRARKV; the protein is encoded by the exons ATGGAGGAAGAGAAAGCCGCGGCGTACTACGAGGAGCTGACTCGCAAAGGCGGAGGAGCGGCGAGATTCAAGCAAGGCCTCGGGTTCTCGTCCTCCTCAGCCTCGGACAATGCACCAACCAGGGGCTCGGCTCTGCCTTTCTCGTCGTCCTCTTTCCTCAGCGCCTTCGTCAGGGCTTCGAGTCCCACCAAGGCCTCCGAGATACAAAAGCAAGCGCAGCTCGAGGCCATCCAGGACAAGCTCAGGAAGAAACCTAGTTCAGAAGGAGAGGACAAGCGGTCTAGGGTTTCGGAGAGGGGCGAAAGAGAGAGGGATAGGGAGAGGCATTCGAGAAGGAGAAGTAGGAgcagagagagacatagagataggGACAGAGATAGGGATAGGGATAGGGACAGGGACAGAGATAGGGAGAGGAAGGGGGAGAGCGAtagagagaggaggaggaggaggaaaagtGTGTCACCGAGGCGGGATCGGAGGAGGAGTCGGAGCGTGTCGCCGAGAGAGCGAGAGCGGAGAAGGTCGGAGAAGAGTAGGAGTGAAGATGGGGATAGGGACAGGGATAGAGGGGGTAAAGTGGGGAAGGAGAGGAATGGTTTGGTTGAGTATTCAAAGTTGATTGAAGGCTATGACCAAATG ACACCGGCTGAAAGAGTCAAAGCGAAGATGAAACTTCAGCTTGCTGAAACTG CTGAAAAGGATGCAACAAAGGGTATGGGCGGAGGTTGGGAACGGTTTGAATTCAACAAGGATGCTCCACTTGATGATGAGGAGATCGAAG CTGCAGAAGATGACAAGGTGTTAGTCAAGCACATTGGCCAGAGCTTTCGCTTTTCTGCAGTAGAG GCAAGAAGAGAGGAACAAATCAAAGCTGCTCATGATGAGGCCATGTTTGGAGCACCATCGCTTCCACCTTCCATAAATACAGAGAGTGAGCCAAACGTGGAGGACAGCGAAAAAGAAAGCGATGAAAATGGCTTTGTCACTAGCCTCTTAAGTGAGAAG GTACTTGCGAAGCAACAAGGATCTTGGCGTGACCGTGCTCGTAAAGTATAG
- the LOC133874843 gene encoding uncharacterized protein LOC133874843 has product MASSTASRWLRPEVYPLFAAVGVAVGICGFQLIRNLCINPEVRVTKENRTAGVLDNFAEGEKYSEHFLRKFVRNKSPEIMPSINSFFTDPSRN; this is encoded by the exons ATGGCTTCATCCACAGCGAGCCGATGGCTGAGGCCTGAG GTTTATCCTCTGTTCGCGGCCGTAGGAGTTGCCGTAGGGATCTGCGGGTTTCAGCTGATCCGCAATCTCTGCATCAACCCTGAAgtcag GGTGACCAAGGAGAACAGGACGGCGGGAGTGCTGGACAATTTTGCTGAGGGGGAGAAGTATTCTGAGCATTTCCTGAGAAAATTTGTCCGCAACAAGTCCCCAGAAATTATGCCATCCATCAACAGCTTCTTCACCGACCCAAGTCGAAACTAA
- the LOC133874842 gene encoding anaphase-promoting complex subunit 8, with the protein MSSKESCRSELRTAIHQLSDRGLYSASKWAAEQLVGIEQDLAKFTPSNTRFQRGSSSIRRRFRTNEIISTPNAGVSYVSTPVMEEDEVVVGDFYLLAKSYFDCREYRRAAHVLRDQTGKKSVFLRCYALYLAGEKRKEEEMIELEGPLGKSDAVNRELVSLERELSMLRKNGTIDPFGLYLYGLVLKEKGSETLARTVLVESVNSYPWNWNAWSELQSLCTTIDTLNSLNLNNHWMKDFFLASAYQELRMHNESLAKYECLQGTFGFSNYIQAQIAKARYSLREFEQVEDIFEELLRNDPYRVEDMDMYSNVLYSKECFSALSFLAHRVFLTDKYRPESCCIIGNYYSLKGQHEKSVVYFRRALKLNKNYLSAWTLMGHEFVEMKNIPAAVDAYRRAVDINQCDYRAWYGLGQTYEMMGMPYYALHYFRKSVFLQPTDYRVWIAMAQCYETDPLRKLEEADKCYRRAVKCNDREAIALHRLAKLQCELGRPDEAAYYYKKDLERMEAEEREGPNMVEALLYLAKYYKAEKRFEDSEAYCTRLLDYTGPEKETAKSLLRGMRTAQSSFPSMDVEHFPP; encoded by the exons atgagTTCGAAAGAGAGTTGCAGAAGTGAGCTCCGGACTGCGATTCATCAACTCAGTGATCGTGGCCTTTACTCAGCCTCCAAATG GGCAGCAGAACAGCTGGTGGGTATCGAGCAAGACCTGGCAAAGTTCACGCCTTCAAACACCAGATTCCAGCGCGGAAGCTCAAGCATTCGCCGGAGATTCCGCACGAATGAGATTATTTCAACACCGAATGCTGGTGTGTCGTATGTGTCGACTCCAGTGATGGAGGAGGACGAGGTGGTGGTTGGCGACTTTTACCTTCTGGCCAAGTCATACTTTGACTGCCGGGAGTACAGGAGGGCTGCTCATGTGCTTCGAGACCAAACTGGAAAGAAATCTGTCTTCTTGCGTTGCTATGCGCTTTATCTG GCTGGAGAAAAgcggaaagaagaagaaatgatagAACTTGAGGGACCCTTAGGTAAGAGCGATGCCGTGAACCGTGAACTGGTCTCTTTGGAGCGCGAGTTATCAATGCTTCGCAAGAATGGCACAATTGATCCCTTCGGGTTGTACTTGTATGGTCTTGTGCTCAAAGAGAAAGGCAGCGAGACTCTTGCTCGTACAGTTCTTGTTGAGTCTGTGAATAGCTACCCTTGGAACTGGAATGCATGGTCAGAGCTGCAGTCTTTGTGCACTACAATCGACACCTTGAACAGCCTTAATCTCAATAACCATTGGATGAAGGACTTCTTTCTTGCAAGTGCTTATCAAGAACTTAGGATGCACAATGAATCTTTAGCAAAATATGAATGTCTACAGGGAACTTTTGGTTTTAGTAACTACATCCAGGCTCAGATTGCAAAAGCTAGGTACAGTTTAAGGGAATTTGAACAAGTTGAAGATATTTTTGAAGAACTTCTAAGAAATGATCCTTATCGAGTCGAAGACATGGATATGTATTCCAATGTGCTCTATTCAAAAGAGTGTTTTTCTGCCCTGAGTTTCCTTGCCCATAGGGTATTTTTGACTGATAAATACAGGCCTGAATCTTGTTGCATTATTGGGAACTATTACAGTTTAAAGGGGCAGCATGAGAAGTCAGTTGTGTATTTTAGGAGGGCGCTCAAACtgaacaaaaattatttatctgCTTGGACACTTATGGGTCATGAGTTTGTTGAGATGAAAAATATTCCAGCTGCTGTTGATGCCTATCGACGGGCTGTAGATATAAATCAGTGTGATTATCGAGCATGGTATGGATTAGGACAAACTTATGAGATGATGGGCATGCCATACTATGCTCTCCATTACTTCCGAAAATCTGTATTCTTGCAGCCAACTGATTATCGGGTGTGGATTGCAATGGCTCAGTGTTATGAAACTGATCCGCTTCGCAAGCTTGAGGAGGCAGATAAGTGTTACAGAAGGGCAGTAAAATGCAATGACAGGGAAGCAATTGCGCTTCACCGACTAGCAAAGTTGCAGTGTGAGCTTGGGCGTCCTGACGAGGCAGCGTATTACTACAAGAAGGATTTGGAGAGGATGGAAGCTGAAGAGAGGGAAGGACCAAATATGGTAGAGGCCCTTCTTTATCTTGCTAAATACTACAAAGCCGAGAAGAGATTTGAGGATTCAGAGGCGTACTGCACCCGTCTTCTGGATTATACTGGTCCA GAAAAGGAAACAGCAAAGAGTTTACTTCGAGGAATGAGAACAGCACAATCTAGTTTCCCTTCCATGGATGTCGAGCACTTTCCCCCTTGA